From one Leishmania panamensis strain MHOM/PA/94/PSC-1 chromosome 9 sequence genomic stretch:
- a CDS encoding hypothetical protein (TriTrypDB/GeneDB-style sysID: LpmP.09.1380) produces MFNASQVDELFASTTRTLQRSQVLLDERRSTIQNQRGLPPMFCVASSSAASMSIGSSVAVPYGSASSSFVSTVRSLKSLSEFRSYVEAAADMMEKVREEATAPSPAMQQRRAKGQDFALLQSMTRGLRGATTAAWQTSESTAALWTSATEARGGTEEAAAAEDATAAASSAMCAAPGAHTGSTRSSGAQLTSTLIFSAFCVDIAISVPRAASCIVTELECVFQSSSENGAPPSVVSEWMRDGNVKLSTLLRDVASLLPLPVTMRLFARIADLLFRPPPAFLREPNGSSGHLLGCELLSGGQLLLPALNYYLLDQYPSTLASRWFLQPLQTTAEHLRADYYTSADQFHVQCRWLLRLVLTLLYACQSIALPTSTSSRPPLERRLRTAQRLCDTWLIPLERTFGSSTARHGMSASFNAALVQPHGHLVERLLLTTSPASSSSSLRKAVQLSREWSGILYSAQYRLLLILEKLAHSEVAQANGTSSTSAKQRTYESMLRQNGGKVSVSLLQTLAEDKQLVLDETPSRSPDGHRLYKLHDGLLSDSNGKAVFVYVDDGALFTKASRARAFQRVKSVEEIFKPLQ; encoded by the coding sequence ATGTTCAACGCGTCACAGGTGGATGAGCTCTTTGCCAGCACCACTCGCACACTGCAGCGCTCTCAGGTGCTGCTCGAtgagcgccgcagcaccatcCAAAATCAGCGCGGCCTGCCACCCATGTTTTGCGTAGCCTCATCCTCGGCTGCCTCGATGTCCATCGGTTCAAGCGTAGCTGTACCCTACGGGAGCGCGAGTAGCAGCTTTGTCAGTACTGTACGCTCCCTGAAGTCGCTCAGTGAGTTCAGATCGTACGTcgaggccgctgctgatATGATGGAAAAAGTACGCGAGGAAGccacggcaccgtcgccggcgatgcagcagcggcgcgcaaAAGGCCAGGATTTTGCGCTACTGCAGAGCATGACGCGCGGACTGCGGGGagcaacgacggcagcgtggcAAACGTCAGAGTCGACAGCCGCGCTGTGGACATCCGCTACGGAGGCTCGTGGTGGTACTGAGgaagcggcggccgccgaagatgcgacggcggcggccagcAGCGCGATGTGCGCTGCACCAGGCGCGCACACTGGCAGTacgcgaagcagcggtgcacaACTCACGTCGACGCTGATCTTTAGCGCCTTCTGCGTGGACATTGCAATCTCGGTGCCTCGCGCAGCCTCGTGCATCGTAACGGAGCTGGAGTGCGTATTTCAGTCCTCCAGCGAAAATGGCGCGCCGCCATCGGTGGTGTCGGAGTGGATGAGGGACGGCAACGTCAAGCTCagcacgctgctgcgtgacgTTGCTTCCCTGCTACCACTGCCCGTCACGATGCGCCTCTTCGCGCGCATCGCGGACCTGCTTTTTCGGCCTCCTCCCGCCTTCCTCCGCGAGCCCAACGGATCTTCCGGTCATCTCCTCGGGTGTGAGCTCTTGAGCGGCGGTCAGCTTCTTCTGCCTGCTTTGAACTACTATCTACTTGACCAGTATCCCTCCACACTCGCGTCGCGGTGGTTTTTGCAGCCACTGCAAACCACCGCCGAACACCTCCGCGCCGATTACTACACAAGCGCTGACCAGTTTCACGTGCAGTGTCGATGGCTTCTTCGGCTTGTATTGACGCTCTTGTACGCCTGCCAGTCGATCGCCCTGCCCACCTCGACGTCCTCACGTCCACCGCTGGAGCGTCGATTGCGCACCGCGCAACGTCTCTGCGATACGTGGCTGATTCCGCTGGAGAGAACAtttggcagcagcacggcgcggCACGGCATGTCAGCTTCCTTCAACGCTGCCCTCGTGCAGCCCCATGGCCACTTGGTGGAGCGGCTACTGCTTACTACGTCGCCCGCCTCATCTTCGAGCAGCCTTAGaaaggcggtgcagctgtcGCGTGAGTGGTCAGGAATCCTGTACTCCGCACAGTACCGCCTTCTCCTCATCCTTGAGAAGCTGGCGCACtcggaggtggcgcaggcaaACGGCACCAGTAGCACCTctgcgaagcagcgcacTTACGAATCGATGCTGCGCCAGAATGGCGGAAAAGTAAGCGTCTCACTTCTGCAGACACTTGCAGAAGACAAGCAGCTCGTGCTGGACGAGACGCCGTCGCGCTCGCCGGATGGGCACCGCCTGTACAAGCTGCACGACGGTCTgctcagcgacagcaacggcaaAGCAGTGTTTGTGTACGTGGACGATGGTGCGCTTTTCACGAAGGCCAGCAGAGCTCGCGCCTTTCAGCGGGTAAAGAGCGTCGAGGAGATTTTCAAGCCGCTTCAGTAA